The nucleotide sequence TTTGCGACTTCATTCGGCGCCTTCTGCTGCCCCTGGCTGACCGAAACGGCTGCCGGTTGCTCAGCGAGAAAACCCCACCCAACGTCCTGGTATTCCCACAACTGCTAGAGTTGTTTCCCGACGCTCGGCTGATCCACGTGATCCGCGATCCTCGGGCGGTGATCGCCTCCATGCTCCAGGTTGGCCGGCGCTCGCGCAAGGTCGGATGGAGCCTCCATCCCTACGCCTACAGTGTCGCCGCCGGCATCGAGTACACCCGACGCTGCTTCGACGCCGGATTCGCGGCCGCTGGAGCTGCTTCGCAGCGGGTTCTGACCGTCAGCTACGAACGGCTTGTCTCCGACCCCGAGGCCGAAACCCGCCGGGTCTGCCGTTTTCTGGAACTTGAATGGTCCGATCGGATGCTCTCGCCCGGGCAGTTTAGCCATCTCGGCGAAGAGGCCATCACCAATGAGGTGTTCTACGACCGCGAATCCTATGAGCGGGATCCTGAGATCGGCCAGATCGACAAGTGGAAATCGCAGCTGACGGCGGTCGAGCAGCTTCGCATCGCCTCCGCCTTCGCGGGCTACGAGCATCTTGCCGACTACGGCTACCGATTTGCCGTTGTCCCGGCTCCCATCAGACATCGGGCCCTGGCCGCTATGGTTGACCGGCTCATGGGAACCACCTCGCGCCCCGCCGCGATTCTTCAACGGCTGGTCCGAAAACTCCGATGCAGATGGTGAACAAACGTCCGGTAATTCGATAGACTATATCACGGGTCCATGGTGCGAGACGAAATCGACAATACGGGTGGTCGAAAGAGCTTCTCCGAGATGTGGCGGAAGGTCCGTGAGGACTACCAGACCTGCGGTCGCCATTGGAGCCAGCCCGGTTTCCGCGCCGTCGCGGTCTACCGTTTTGGGGTCTGGGCCGCCGATTCCGGACCGCTGCGCCCAATCCTTATCCGACTCTACCACTTCATGTATCGCTATGTCCGAAATCATTACGGCATAGACCTTTACCGCACGACACAAATCGGCCGCCGGTGCTGGATTGCCCACCACGGCGGCATCGTCATCCACCCCAAGGCGGTCATCGGCGACGATTGCCTCATCCGCCACAACGTCACCATCGGAGCCGCCACTCACGATCGGGCCTACGAAGCGCCGAAATTGGGTAATAAGGTCGAAATCGGCGTTGGCGCGGCGATCCTGGGCAGCATTACCGTCGGTGACGGCGCGCGGATCGGGCCCGGGGCGATCGTAATGACCAACGTCCCGCCGGGCGCCACGGTTTTCGCCAACCCCGGGCGGATCATTCCGCCGACCTCCGAGCCGCCCAAAGAGGATGCTAAATGATTCTTGGAAAAGAAGTTATAGGAATTGGCCGGTGAGCCGTCTGGCGGTAGAGCGTCGTGATGGGCGGGAGGCGATCGCCGAGGGTGATCGTCTGCGCAAGGAAGGGCGGTTCGATCAGGCCCTCATCGTTTATCGTTCCGCCGCCGAAGGGCACGAACTTGTTCCCGCCCATATCTGTCTGAAGCTCGCACGAACCTGCATTGATCTGGAAGACTACGGGGAGGCGTGGCGCTGGACGCTGGCCGTGGTTGATTCCGGCGATGACTTTGCTTCGTGGCAGGCCGCCGCTGCGCTGTTGGCCAGACTGCCTGTCGAGGCCATGCCGAACTCCAAACGCAGTGCAAAGCTTGCCTTATTAAGCAGTTACACGACGACCCAGTTCGGTCCGATGCTGGAGTTGGCCGCCGCCCCGTTGGGGATCCGCTTTGAACTCTATCAGGGCCACTACGGTCAGTACCGCCAGGAGATCATCGACCCGCAAAGCCCAATGTACGGTTTCGGGCCGGATTTCGTGCTTCTGGCTGTCCATGAGGGTGATCTGGCTTTGCCCGACCTGAGCCAGGACCCTGATCGGGATATTCAAGCCGAATTGCAGCGCTGGACCTCGCTATGGCGTACCGTTTCACAGCGGACCGCCGCCCGGGTAGTCCAGTACAACTTCGCCCTGCCTCCCGAAACACCCATGGGGCACCTGGGAAGCCGCCTGCCCGGTTCACGCTACGCCATGACCCGACGGCTCAATTCCCGCCTCGGTGAGGAGGCGGCTGGGCGGGTATCCTTCATCGACGCTGAACTTATATCTTCACTGTTTGGAAAAAACCGGTGGTTTGACCCGCGATTCTGGTTCCTGGGCAAGTATGCGGTGGCACCGGAGGCCCACCCACTTCTGGCCCGCCATACCGCCGCGGTAATCGCCGCCGATCTGGGCCTGAGCCGCAAGTGCCTCGTGCTGGACCTGGACAATACGCTTTGGGGCGGGGTCATCGGCGAAGACGGGCTGGCGGGCATCAAGCTTGGCGACGGGGTTGAGGGCGAGGCCTACGTTGCCCTCCAGGAGTATATCCGCAAGCTCAAGAACAAGGGGATCATCCTGGCCGTCTGCTCCAAGAACAACCCCGCTGACGCTCGCGAACCGTTCGAAAAGCACCCGGAGATGCGGATCAAGCTCGACGATATTGCCGTTTTTGCGGCCAACTGGCGGCCAAAGCCGGAGAATATTCGTGAAATTGCTGAAAAGTTAAATATAGGTTTGGACTCGCTGGTCCTTCTCGATGATAACCCGGTGGAGCGCGAAGCGGTTCGCCAGTTTCTGCCGGAGGTGGACGTGATCAGCTTGCCCGCCGATCCGTCGCGGTACGTGCGGGCGCTCGCCGAATACCTGATGTTCGAGACGACTTCGTTTACCGTTGAGGACGCCCAGCGGGCCGACCAGTATCGCGCGCGAGCACAGATCGCGGATCTCGAATCCTCAGCCGAGTCGATCGAGGATTTCCACCGCAGCCTGAAGATGCGGGCTATCGTCCGTCCTTTCGACGAGCTGAACCTGCCGCGGATCGCCCAGTTGATCGGCAAGACGAACCAGTTCAACCTGACCACGCGGCGCCATGGAGCAGAAAAGCTGCGGGAATTCATGGCGGATCCGGATTGCGTGCACCTGTACCTGCGGCTTCGCGACCGGTTCGCCGACCACGGTTTGGTGAGCGTGGCGATCGCCCGTCGCGAGGGCGAGGTCCTGGACATCGACACGTGGCTGATGAGTTGCCGGGTGATCGGTCGGACGGTTGAGGCCCAGATGCTTCATCATCTCTGCGTGGAGGCCCTTCGCCTCGGTTGTTCGCTTCTCCGCGGGACGTACGTTCCGACGGCGAAGAATGCGATGGTCGGCGACGTCTATGGCAGATACGGTTTCGAAGCGATTGAAGATCGTGACAAGACTACGGTCTGGCAGTATAATATAACGGCCAGGGGGGTCATCGAAAACGGTTTCATTGATTTGGTCGACCGCTGGGAGGAGAATGATGACGGTTCAGGAACGTCTTGAGGAGATCTTTCGCGGGGTGTTGAACCGCGAGGACATCGCGTTGACGGACGAGACGACGGCGGCTGACGTTCCCGGCTGGGATTCGGTGGCCCAGATCAACCTGATGGTCAGCATCGAGCAGTCCTTCGGCGTGCAGTTCACCGGGAATCAACTGGCTGAGTTCCGGAACGTCGGCGAATTGAGGCGTTTTCTCGAGGGCAGGGCTGGGGTATGAGGGACAGGCAGGCTCGTGGGGCGGATGCGAACAGACCATGGTTTTTGGGGGAGAAAGGTCATGACGGCGTGTGAACCGAGGGTCAGCATCGGCATGCCGGTCTACAACGGGGGCGAACTGCTCCGGGAGGCGGCGGACTCGCTGCTGGCTCAGGAGATGGGCGATCTGGAGTTGATCTTCTCGGACAACACCTCGACCGACGGCACGTCCGAGCTCTGCCGGGAGTACGCCCGTCGCGATCCGCGGGTTCGCTACTACCGCAACGACGCGAACATCGGCGCGTTCTCCAATTTTGAGCGCGTGGTGGAACTGGCGCGGGCGCCCTACTTCATGTGGGCGAGTCACGACGACTTGTGGGCGCCGCAATTTGTCTCTACGTGCCTGGCGGCCATGGCGTCGCCCGACGTGGTGCTGGCGTATCCGAAGTGCCTGGTGATCGAGCCGGACGGCCAGCCGTTCCGCCTCATCGACCATCACCAACTGACTTCCACCCTCGGGGTGTGCTCCCCGGTCCAGCGTCTGCGGCGGGTCCTGAAGGCCCCGGATTTCTGGGTCCTCTTCTACGGTCTGATGCGCACCGATGTGCTGCGACAGGTGCTTCCCATTTCGCGGGTTCACGCCAACGACTCCGTGCTCGTCGCTCTGATGTCGCTGCTGGGCCAGTTTGCCGACGTGCCGGAGGTCCTCTTCAAGTTCCGCCAGAAGGCCAACTCGGTGGCCATTCACAAGCGGGCGGACTTCCTGGGCGAAGCGGAGAAGAAAGCTTCGCGGAACTTCCGGAGCTTCTGGCCCGCCACGCGGAGCATCTGTTCGCGGAGCATGGGCATGCCGATCGCGCCCGTCCAGAAACTGGGAGTCTGCCTGTCGGCGTTCCGGTGGTACCTGAGCCGCTACACCAGCCGCGGGCGACGGCGGGCTCGCCAGCTGCTGACCTACAGGAAATCCCATTCCGTTCCGGTCCGCCAGACGGTGGAGAGTGACACGGGACGATGAAGCCGCCAACCGCCCAACCTCGCCGGGAACGAGGCCCGGCCTTGACGGACCGCGCCGGGTCAGGTCCGGACGGCTTTTCGAGGACCTGGGCGGTCTGGTTGCTGACCGCGGCGGCGGCTGCCATCGTGGCCGTCACCCTCTTTCCCTACGATTTTTTCTCCGGCGACGGACCCTACGGTTTGAATTACCGCCTGCCCCGGCTCGACCCGCCGGAGCGTGGCGACGTCGTGCGCAACGTTTTTTTGTTCCTTCCGTTGGGTTTCGCCGCGGCGTATGCGGGTGGTGCTGGAGGCCTGGGCCGCTGTGGCAGGGGGATTCTGGCGCTGGCCGCCGGGCTGGGCCTTTCGGCCGCGGTCGAGCTTCTGCAGATATTCCTTCCCGCCCGTTTGAGTTCAGTATTCGACCTGGCGGCCAACACGGTGGGGGCGGCGGCGGGGTGGGGTGTTCTGGAGCGTTGGGGCCGGACGGTTGTCCATGGGCTCTCGCTGGCCGGTGACTTCCTGCGACGGCGGACCTCGCCTCGCGCCCTGTGGCTGGGACTTCTGGGCTACGCGGGGCTCATGCTCCTGCTGGCCGGGCCTTTTCAACGTGCCAGCCGCCTGGACGGCTGGGACGACCGCTTCCATCTGATGCTGGGCAATGAGGCGGACGGTGAACGCCCGTGGCGCGGCCGGGTCCGTGAAGTCAGGATATTCGACCATGACCTGTCGGAAGAGCAGATCCGCCACATCTTCGACAAGGGGCAGAACTCGGACCTCGAGGATCCGCTGGCCCACTACGTCCTGACTTCGCCGGAGTCCCCAAACGATCTGGCGGGCCGCAACCCGCGGCTGGTCTGGCAGGGCGATCCACAAGACGCTGCAAGCGGTCAGGGCGTACGGTTGGGCAGGCACGGATGGCTCAAGAGCGAGGCGCCCATGACCGAACTGAGCCGCGCCATCCGGCGCAGCTCACGGTTCACCGTCGAAGCGAAGATTGCCACTGGCGACACCGACCAGTGGGGTCCCGCCCGCATCGTTTCGCTATCGGCCGATCCCCACCAGCGCAACTTCACCCTCGGCCAGGATGAGGGCGACGCCCTGGCCTTTCGCCTGCGGACGCCGGCCACCGGTCGCAACGGCATGCACCCGGCCCTCGTGGTGCCCGGCGTCTTCGCCGACCGCGACGAGCACCACGTCATCGTGACCTACAACGGGTACCAACTGGTCGCCCACGTGGACGGGCGGCGCCGCAGTCCCACGCTGGAACTGTCGCCGGGCCTGATCCTCTTTCGATTCCTTTTCCCCGCTGACTCACGGTTCATGGACGGCTACAAGTTCCTCTACATGTGCCTGGTGTTCGTGCCGCCGGGTCTGCTGCTGGCGATTCGGTTGGCCCAGAGGCCGACCCGCAGGATTCCGGTAGTTGCGGCGGCGCTGCTGCTCCTGGCGGTCTACCCGAACCTGATGGAGCGGGCTCTGGCCGCGGCCGCTGAGCGGGCGGTGCTGGCAGAGCACATTGGGGCTGGGGTGGTCCTGATGCTGCTGCCGTTTCCGATCATTGCCGCCGTCCGGGCCGTCCATCGGGAGCTTTCTATACGAGCGAGACCTTCACAATGACCATGCAATGCCCTACATCGAACAAGCCGAGCATCTGCTTTGTCGCCCACAACGCCTATGGCGCGGTCAGCGGACGGGACACCGGCCACGTCGGCGGCATCGAGCACCAGCAGGCCACGATGGCTCGATGGCTGAACCGGCACGGGTATCAGGTCAGCATGGTCACGTGGGACGTGGGCCAGGGTCTGGAGGCCGACATTGAGGGCATCCGCATCCTGGGCTTCTGCCGCCGCGACCAGGGTTTGCCGGTGGTCCGCTTCCTCCATCCCCGCTGGTCCGGCCTGTGGCGAGCGATGACGCGTGCGGACGCCGAGATCTACTACTACAACTGCGGCGACATGGGCTTGGGGCAGATGGTGGCCTGGTGCCGGCGCCGCGGCCGGAGCAGCGTGTATTCGGTGGCCAGCGAGCCCGACTGCGATCCCAAGCTGCCGGTGCTCAAGCCTCTGCGGGAACGGTTCCTTTACCGCTACGGCCTGACCCATGCCGACCGGATCGTCGTCCAGACCCGCCGCCAGCAGGAGATGCTGCAGGAGGGTTTCGGTCTGCAATCCCGACTGATCCGGACTCCCACCGACGGCCCGGACGAGACGGACTACGAGCCGCCGGAGTCACCCGACCCGCAGACCGCCCGCGTGCTGTGGGTAGCCCGCATCAGTCCCGAGAAGCGTCTGGGCGTTCTTCTGGATGTGGCCGAAGCCTGTCCGGACGTGTTCTTCGAGGTGGTGGGGGCGGCGAACGCGGAGAACGACCAGACCAGGGCGCTGCTCCAGCGTGCAGCGGCGCTGCCCAACGTGACCATGCACGGGCGGGTGGCCTACGACCGGATGCCCGAGTTCTATCGACGTGCCTCCCTCCTATGCTGCACCTCGGCCTACGAGGGGTTTCCCAACACCTTCCTTGAGGCTTGGTCTCTCGGCGTTCCCGTCGTCTCGACCTTTGACCCGGACGACCTTGTTCGTCATAATGAACTGGGGTGGGTGGCCCAGGACGTTCCGGGGCTGGCCCGGTGCATCCGTCAGGCCCTTCGGTCGCCCGAAGCATGGAGTGCCGCGTCGCGGGCGGCCCGTGGGTATTACCTGGCCAACCATCAGTTGGACGCGTGCATGCGAATGTTCGAGGAAGTCTTTCGTGACGTCTCGCGGGACAAAGGGAGGCGGGCGTGAGAGTCGCCATATTCAGTCGCTATCCGCGGGACGTCAATCAGCCGCGAGGCGGGGTCGAGTCCGTGACCGTCAGCCTGGTGCGTTCGCTGGCCCGTCTGGACGGCCTTGACATTCACGTGGTCACCCTGGAAAAGGACCTGGCCGATGTCCTGGTCGAGCGTCACGACGGGGCCGCGGTTCACCGTCTGCCGGCGTCCCGTTGGCCGCAGATGCTCGACATTCTCGGCGGGCCGGGGCGCAGACGCCTGGTGGACTACATCCTCGATCTGCACCCGGACGTCGTCCACGCCCACGAGACCCACGGTCTGATGTTGGGAGGTCTGCCGCTGCCTTTCGTCTTCACCGTCCACGGTTTTGACCACGCCAACCTCGAGGCCGAAGGCGACCTGGCGGCCCGGGTACGTTCGCCGCTGTGGCGGATGGTCGAGAAGTACGGCCTGTCCCACCAGCACAGCATCATCTCCATCACGCCCTACGTACGCCGGATGATCGAGCCGCTGACCGGAGCCCGGATCCACGACATCGACAACCCCGTGGACTATCGCTTCTTTGAGACCTCTCGCGATGAGCAGCCCGGGCGGGTCTTTTTTGCCGGATGGATCACCGAGCGCAAAAACCCTCTCGGAGTGCTCGAGGCGTTCGCCCGCGTCCGGCGGCGGGGAATTGAGGCGACCGTGGCCATCGCGGGCGAGGCCAGGGAGCAGGAGTATCGCGACCGCCTTCTCGCCTGCATCGAACGCGAGAAGCTGGCCGATCGGGTCGAGTTTCTGGGGCACGTTCGCCACGACCGTCTGCCGGCGGAACTGGCCCGCAGCGCCCTGTTCGTGTTGCCGTCGCGCCAGGAGAACTCTCCCATGGCCATCGCCGAGGCCATGGCGGTGGGAGTGCCGGTAATCGCGTCCAACCGCTGCGGCATGCCTTTCATGATCCGCGAGGGCGAATCCGGGTACCTGATCGAACCCGACGACCACGACGAAATCGCCGACCGGATGGCCAGGATCCTGACCGACTGCGCACTGCGGGCGCGGATGGGGCAGGTGGGGCGGAGCATCGCCATGGAGCGGTTCCATCCCGACACCGTGGCCCGCAAGACCGTCGAGGTGTACCGCACGTTGATCGATTCGGGCAAGGGGGGTGTCCGGTCCCGCGTCGAAGGCGCGAACTAGGCCTCGCGTTGGCGAGGGACAGGAGAGGAACGCAACGGCATTCATGGTGGATATTGAACGGCAGACAGCCGGGATTCTGAACGACGCGAGCGTGGCGATGGCGCTGGGCGCGCGGTCCTACGCCGCCGCGCCTTTCTCGCCGTCCGAGGCGTATCCCGAGTATCCTCTGGACCAAACCACCCTTTGCGACCAACGCAACGAGGCGTATGCCGCCGTCCGCGAGGTTCTTTTCCGGCTGGACCTCGATCGCGAGCGTTTCGGCTCGGCTGAATGGAATCCGTTGGGCCGGTTCATCGGGCCGGGCCGGACGGTGGTCCTGAAGCCCAACTTCGTTCGCGACTTCCGTCAGACCCAGACCGGGCACGGCGACTGCCTGATTACCCACGGTTCGGTCATTCGCGCCGTGGTCGACTACGCCTACAAGGCTCTGGCTGGACGCGGGCGGATCATCATCGCCGATGCACCGCATAACGACGCCGATTTCGATGCCGTCCGCCGGATCGCGGGCCTCGACGAGATCCAGGACTTCTACCGTCGCGCAGCCGGGTTCGAAATCGAGGTGATCGACCTTCGGCCGGAAAAGGCGCGGCTGGTCAACAGCCTGATCGTCGGCCACGACCGGCTGCCCGGCGACCCAGCCGGTTACGCCGCGGTCAATCTCGGCAAGCGGTCGATGTTCGCCGAAGTGGAGCACCTGTGCGGCCTGATCTACGGCGCCGACTACGACATCGATGAGGTCCGCCGCCACCATCGCGACGGCGCTCACGAATACCTGATTTCGCGAACCGTCCTTCAGGCCGACTGCGTGATCGTCCTTTCGAAGCTCAAGACGCACAAGAAGGTCGGGCTGACCGTCAACCTCAAGAACCTGGTCGGCATCAACGGCAACAAGAATTGGCTGCCGCATCATCGGGAAGGCAGCCCGTCCAACGGCGGCGATCAGTTTCCCGACGACCGGGCGATCCACCGGCTGGAGCGGGCGGTTCTCACGCCGTTCAAGCGGGCCTTTCGCCGGCTGGGACCGCTGCGTCCGGTGCTGGCTTGGCCGGCCATGGAGTTGGGCAAACTCGTCTTCGGCGACACCAACGCCGGCACCATCCGCTCGGGCAACTGGCACGGCAACGACACCACCTGGCGGATGGCGGTCGATCTGAACCGCATCCTGCTCTACGCCGACCCGGACGGCGGCCTGCACGATCGCCCGGTCCGACAGGTGTTCTGTGTGGTCGATGGGATCGTCGCCGGAGAAGGCGAAGGGCCGCTGGACCCGACGCCGCGGCCGGCCGGGGCGGTGATCGCCGGAGCCAACCCATTGGCGGTGGATCTGGCGTGCGCGCGGTTCATGGGCATGGATTGGCGGCGGCTGCCGATCCTGCACGGGGCGTTGAGGGACCATCCGCTGCCGCTATTGGCGGCGACGCGCGAGCAGGTGCGGGTTCATGTGGCCGGATCGTCCGAGCCGCTGGGTCTGGACGATCTGGCCGGGTCCGATCCGCCGTTCCGGATGCCTTGCGGCTGGAGACGGCAGCTCGAAATCGCCGATTTACCGTCGAGGGATTCGACCGATGAGCGGTAGCGGCAAAAGCATCGGGCAACGTTTGGTCGGCTGCGGGGTTTGGGCGACCGAGGCCTCGCTGTACGCGACGAGTCTGGCCGCGGTCGGCGTGCTCCAGAAGCTGCGCCGGCCGAAGAGGCGGCGTGAGAAAGGCCTGCGGCTGATCGTGACCGGGCGGTTCGACAGCCTTAACTGGTGTCGGGCGCACCTGTTGCCATTGGCTGAGGCGGAGTGCCTTGAGCGGATCGTGGCCGTGGTGGACGGTCCGACCTACGAACACGAGAAGATCACCTACCGTCATCCGCCGGCCTGGCTGACCCGGCTGCTCGGGCGCGCCGCGTCGAAGGCGATCTGGGTGGCCGGTCTGGCCGCCCGCACGCGGCCGGACATCATCATGGGGTTCCACATCGTTCCAGGAGCACTGACGGTGCTGCTGGTTTCCTCAGCCATCGGGGCTCGCAGCGTCTATCAGATGACCGCCGGCCCCGTCGAACTGATCGGCGGCGGGATCGGCACCGAGTGCCCGCTTTCCGGCCGGCTGGCCTGGCCGTCGCCGCTGCTGGAGCGTCTGGCCTTGCGGTTGGTCCATCATTTCGATGCGGTGGTGGTTCGAGGCACGGGAGCGAGGGATTTCCTTCTGAACCGCCGGTCGGTCCGGGCGGTGGCGATCATTCCGGGCAGTATCGACACCAACCGTTTTGCCGGCGACCGTGAGCGGGTCTACGACCTGGCCTACGTCGGGCGGCTCGAACCGATCAAGCAGCCGCTGCAGTTCCTCCACGTCGTTGCGGCCCTCTGCCGACGCCGTCCGAACGTGCGGGCGGCGGTGGTCGGCGGTGGCGCCCTCGATCGGGCGATGCGGGACGAAGCGGCACGGTTGGGACTGGACGGTACGGTTGAGTTCCTGGGCCACGTCCAGGAGGTCGAGGACGTGCTGAGGCGGACAAAGGTCTTCGTCCTCACTTCGCGTTCCGAAGGGCTGTCGATCGCCATGGCCGAGGCGATGGCGGCCGGCGCGGTGCCGGTGGTGGCGGACGTGGGCGACCTGGGCGATCTGGTCCAGGACGGCCGGACGGGCTACCTGGTTCCGCCGGGAGACTTCGAGGCCTACGCCACGCGGTGCGACCGCGTGCTGTCCGATCCGGACCTCCGGCAACGCTGCTCGGAGGCGGCCCGCATCGCCGCCGCCGAGAACAACGCGATCATGAACGTCACCCGCCGGTGGCAGCAGTGCCTGACCGCAGCGGTCCGCAGTCCGACTGCCAAGCCGTCGCCGAAAGGTCCGTTGGGTCCGCCGGCTGACGAAATCGCCCACGGCTCCACGGCTTCGCGACTCTACCAGTGGTGGCTCAAAGCGGTTCCGCCCGCCTGTAAGCGCCTCGCCGCCAAGCCGCTGACCCTGGTGCCGCCGCGCTGCCTGCTGGGTTCGCAGTTCAGCCGCCAGACATACTTCATCGAGCACAGCGAACGCTGGACGGACTCCCGCATCCGGCGGTATCAGTTGCACCGCCTTCG is from Phycisphaerae bacterium and encodes:
- a CDS encoding sulfotransferase, with translation MSEQRDFSGQRLIFVGGVPRSGTTLLQNMLDCHPEILGGPEFLYVPDIIQLRDRIRSAIDNRYIHHFCCREDLDRLVCDFIRRLLLPLADRNGCRLLSEKTPPNVLVFPQLLELFPDARLIHVIRDPRAVIASMLQVGRRSRKVGWSLHPYAYSVAAGIEYTRRCFDAGFAAAGAASQRVLTVSYERLVSDPEAETRRVCRFLELEWSDRMLSPGQFSHLGEEAITNEVFYDRESYERDPEIGQIDKWKSQLTAVEQLRIASAFAGYEHLADYGYRFAVVPAPIRHRALAAMVDRLMGTTSRPAAILQRLVRKLRCRW
- a CDS encoding serine acetyltransferase, whose product is MWRKVREDYQTCGRHWSQPGFRAVAVYRFGVWAADSGPLRPILIRLYHFMYRYVRNHYGIDLYRTTQIGRRCWIAHHGGIVIHPKAVIGDDCLIRHNVTIGAATHDRAYEAPKLGNKVEIGVGAAILGSITVGDGARIGPGAIVMTNVPPGATVFANPGRIIPPTSEPPKEDAK
- a CDS encoding HAD-IIIC family phosphatase, which translates into the protein MLNDSWKRSYRNWPVSRLAVERRDGREAIAEGDRLRKEGRFDQALIVYRSAAEGHELVPAHICLKLARTCIDLEDYGEAWRWTLAVVDSGDDFASWQAAAALLARLPVEAMPNSKRSAKLALLSSYTTTQFGPMLELAAAPLGIRFELYQGHYGQYRQEIIDPQSPMYGFGPDFVLLAVHEGDLALPDLSQDPDRDIQAELQRWTSLWRTVSQRTAARVVQYNFALPPETPMGHLGSRLPGSRYAMTRRLNSRLGEEAAGRVSFIDAELISSLFGKNRWFDPRFWFLGKYAVAPEAHPLLARHTAAVIAADLGLSRKCLVLDLDNTLWGGVIGEDGLAGIKLGDGVEGEAYVALQEYIRKLKNKGIILAVCSKNNPADAREPFEKHPEMRIKLDDIAVFAANWRPKPENIREIAEKLNIGLDSLVLLDDNPVEREAVRQFLPEVDVISLPADPSRYVRALAEYLMFETTSFTVEDAQRADQYRARAQIADLESSAESIEDFHRSLKMRAIVRPFDELNLPRIAQLIGKTNQFNLTTRRHGAEKLREFMADPDCVHLYLRLRDRFADHGLVSVAIARREGEVLDIDTWLMSCRVIGRTVEAQMLHHLCVEALRLGCSLLRGTYVPTAKNAMVGDVYGRYGFEAIEDRDKTTVWQYNITARGVIENGFIDLVDRWEENDDGSGTS
- a CDS encoding acyl carrier protein: MTVQERLEEIFRGVLNREDIALTDETTAADVPGWDSVAQINLMVSIEQSFGVQFTGNQLAEFRNVGELRRFLEGRAGV
- a CDS encoding glycosyltransferase — encoded protein: MTACEPRVSIGMPVYNGGELLREAADSLLAQEMGDLELIFSDNTSTDGTSELCREYARRDPRVRYYRNDANIGAFSNFERVVELARAPYFMWASHDDLWAPQFVSTCLAAMASPDVVLAYPKCLVIEPDGQPFRLIDHHQLTSTLGVCSPVQRLRRVLKAPDFWVLFYGLMRTDVLRQVLPISRVHANDSVLVALMSLLGQFADVPEVLFKFRQKANSVAIHKRADFLGEAEKKASRNFRSFWPATRSICSRSMGMPIAPVQKLGVCLSAFRWYLSRYTSRGRRRARQLLTYRKSHSVPVRQTVESDTGR
- a CDS encoding glycosyltransferase family 4 protein, whose amino-acid sequence is MTMQCPTSNKPSICFVAHNAYGAVSGRDTGHVGGIEHQQATMARWLNRHGYQVSMVTWDVGQGLEADIEGIRILGFCRRDQGLPVVRFLHPRWSGLWRAMTRADAEIYYYNCGDMGLGQMVAWCRRRGRSSVYSVASEPDCDPKLPVLKPLRERFLYRYGLTHADRIVVQTRRQQEMLQEGFGLQSRLIRTPTDGPDETDYEPPESPDPQTARVLWVARISPEKRLGVLLDVAEACPDVFFEVVGAANAENDQTRALLQRAAALPNVTMHGRVAYDRMPEFYRRASLLCCTSAYEGFPNTFLEAWSLGVPVVSTFDPDDLVRHNELGWVAQDVPGLARCIRQALRSPEAWSAASRAARGYYLANHQLDACMRMFEEVFRDVSRDKGRRA
- a CDS encoding glycosyltransferase family 4 protein, encoding MRVAIFSRYPRDVNQPRGGVESVTVSLVRSLARLDGLDIHVVTLEKDLADVLVERHDGAAVHRLPASRWPQMLDILGGPGRRRLVDYILDLHPDVVHAHETHGLMLGGLPLPFVFTVHGFDHANLEAEGDLAARVRSPLWRMVEKYGLSHQHSIISITPYVRRMIEPLTGARIHDIDNPVDYRFFETSRDEQPGRVFFAGWITERKNPLGVLEAFARVRRRGIEATVAIAGEAREQEYRDRLLACIEREKLADRVEFLGHVRHDRLPAELARSALFVLPSRQENSPMAIAEAMAVGVPVIASNRCGMPFMIREGESGYLIEPDDHDEIADRMARILTDCALRARMGQVGRSIAMERFHPDTVARKTVEVYRTLIDSGKGGVRSRVEGAN
- a CDS encoding DUF362 domain-containing protein — encoded protein: MVDIERQTAGILNDASVAMALGARSYAAAPFSPSEAYPEYPLDQTTLCDQRNEAYAAVREVLFRLDLDRERFGSAEWNPLGRFIGPGRTVVLKPNFVRDFRQTQTGHGDCLITHGSVIRAVVDYAYKALAGRGRIIIADAPHNDADFDAVRRIAGLDEIQDFYRRAAGFEIEVIDLRPEKARLVNSLIVGHDRLPGDPAGYAAVNLGKRSMFAEVEHLCGLIYGADYDIDEVRRHHRDGAHEYLISRTVLQADCVIVLSKLKTHKKVGLTVNLKNLVGINGNKNWLPHHREGSPSNGGDQFPDDRAIHRLERAVLTPFKRAFRRLGPLRPVLAWPAMELGKLVFGDTNAGTIRSGNWHGNDTTWRMAVDLNRILLYADPDGGLHDRPVRQVFCVVDGIVAGEGEGPLDPTPRPAGAVIAGANPLAVDLACARFMGMDWRRLPILHGALRDHPLPLLAATREQVRVHVAGSSEPLGLDDLAGSDPPFRMPCGWRRQLEIADLPSRDSTDER
- a CDS encoding glycosyltransferase; translation: MSGSGKSIGQRLVGCGVWATEASLYATSLAAVGVLQKLRRPKRRREKGLRLIVTGRFDSLNWCRAHLLPLAEAECLERIVAVVDGPTYEHEKITYRHPPAWLTRLLGRAASKAIWVAGLAARTRPDIIMGFHIVPGALTVLLVSSAIGARSVYQMTAGPVELIGGGIGTECPLSGRLAWPSPLLERLALRLVHHFDAVVVRGTGARDFLLNRRSVRAVAIIPGSIDTNRFAGDRERVYDLAYVGRLEPIKQPLQFLHVVAALCRRRPNVRAAVVGGGALDRAMRDEAARLGLDGTVEFLGHVQEVEDVLRRTKVFVLTSRSEGLSIAMAEAMAAGAVPVVADVGDLGDLVQDGRTGYLVPPGDFEAYATRCDRVLSDPDLRQRCSEAARIAAAENNAIMNVTRRWQQCLTAAVRSPTAKPSPKGPLGPPADEIAHGSTASRLYQWWLKAVPPACKRLAAKPLTLVPPRCLLGSQFSRQTYFIEHSERWTDSRIRRYQLHRLRQVLQLAGETTPFYQEMFRQVRFDPRSLADPDELRRLPTIDRQTIRRHLPRMCTINPRSDGVDMVSTGGTSGMPLHFYINSDRSSVEYAFLVASWRRAGYRLGMPLAVLRGHVVRPDADGLHHEYEPILRHHYYSSFHLSDENIGRYLDHIAGLGPCFLHVYPSSVLALARHILRCGRSAPDNIRGIIAESEIVYPDQRRMVEEVFGCRYFSCYGHTEKLVLAAECEHTGDYHVWPTYGYFELLDGAGRTVATPGQRGEIVATGFINQVVPFVRYRSGDTAEYVADRCPRCG